A genomic window from Pecten maximus chromosome 6, xPecMax1.1, whole genome shotgun sequence includes:
- the LOC117329868 gene encoding uncharacterized protein LOC117329868: MINLKAYVDSLKLCWIRRLYQTTAKWQVILKSFINIDVLANCGEDYVQICQKKMKNKFWIDVFKAWNRLIFMNEKYTFREDSILKSPIWFNRNITIGRKSVFTKSLFEKNVLTVNDLIKDHSLGDFYTFHEFLQTYNITPGTTNFLHYHSILSAVKQFLSSVEIPKSKLQYPLVPLNIEVFLRKRKGSRDFYNILIQNNIIPTGKVKWNKEFELNDATWAQIYKTPFVVTKNTKLQWIQYRINHHILTTNSFLFKAHLAITPHCILCNAETETIIHALWECQEVQTLLVGFTILLDALLIPFAFNKQSFIFGLLSPNSISYKADNEILLLIKQYIYSMRCLHKSLNINSLISTIKDYYNLQKYIAYSQGERVREKFEKEWKKWEKISNL, translated from the coding sequence atgattaatttgaaAGCATATGTAGattctttaaaattatgttGGATACGAAGACTTTATCAGACCACAGCCAAATGGCAGGTCATTCTTAAAAGCTTTATAAACATAGATGTGCTAGCCAATTGTGGTGAAGATTATGTACAGatttgtcagaaaaaaatgaaaaataagttCTGGATTGATGTTTTTAAAGCTTGGAATAGGCTaatatttatgaatgaaaaatatACTTTTAGAGAAGATTCCATTCTGAAATCACCCATTTGGTTTAACAGGAATATAACTATTGGAAGGAAGTCAGTGTTTACTAAATCTCTTTTTGAGAAAAATGTTCTTACAGTTAATGACTTAATAAAAGATCATAGTTTGGGGGATTTCTACACTTTTCATGAGTTTCTTCAGACATACAATATTACCCCAGGTACTACAAACTTCCTTCATTACCATAGTATCTTATCAGcagtaaaacaatttttatcCTCAGTTGAAATTCCTAAATCAAAGCTTCAATATCCTTTGGTACCTTTGAACATAGAAGTatttttgaggaaaagaaaagGATCCAGAGATTTCtataacattttaatacaaaataatattataccTACTGGGAAAGTTAAGTGGAATAAAGAGTTTGAACTGAATGATGCAACTTGGGCTCAAATATACAAAACTCCTTTCGTTGTCACTAAAAATACCAAACTACAATGGATCCAGTATAGGATTAACCaccacattttaacaacaaactCTTTCCTTTTCAAGGCGCATCTTGCCATTACTCCTCACTGTATTTTATGCAACGCAGAAACGGAAACAATAATACATGCTTTGTGGGAATGCCAAGAAGTACAAACCTTACTTGTTGGTTTCACAATCTTACTTGATGCTTTACTCATTCCATTTGCTTTTAATAAACAATCCTTTATTTTTGGATTGTTATCTCCAAACTCTATTTCCTACAAAGCTGACAACGAAATACTTCTtcttatcaaacaatatatatacagtatgagaTGCCTCCACAAGTCCCTCAATATCAATAGTCTTATCAGCACTATAAAAGATTACTATAACTTGCAAAAATATATTGCCTACAGCCAGGGTGAAAGGGTACGGGAAAAATTCGAGAAAGAGtggaaaaaatgggaaaaaatatCCAATCTCTAG
- the LOC117330202 gene encoding E3 ubiquitin-protein ligase TRIM33-like — translation MATAKIPIRTKGQTTCVHHKGRQLELYCEKCQELTCLKCLSSVHKGHLVCELSEITPQKKQDIKNFIYRTEQNDQVQIGKYITSTDTLLRDNDSTFEKLSHQLRMQTDILKQDLDMLTAETLSLYQNMKEDNSKLIQKYKQDLELYDEQLKQQIQECKTALQQGSDLNIYDTRCEIDSQIHFPVKPVLGNVSFTPNKNPQGHLKLALGKVIISGQGQTSTDQYRSVSTSDGQGQSSTQQQSGDKGKKAVTGYKLLSETKVVEKWNSPCYIRSICPTTDDQAWTSTYSKTLTLLDRKGTVIQKVTHKAPINDISLSPTTHRLWVCDIENNILELVSGQLTHRFRTKENPRCLCVTASNHVIVGMPKHISKFTTQGQMVLTTRL, via the coding sequence ATGGCAACAGCTAAAATACCTATCCGTACAAAAGGTCAGACAACCTGTGTTCAtcacaaggggagacaactggaATTGTATTGTGAAAAATGTCAAGAACTGACATGTTTAAAATGCCTTTCCTCTGTTCATAAAGGCCATCTGGTTTGTGAGCTCAGTGAAATCACTCCTCAGAAGAAACAAgacattaaaaactttatttacaGAACGGAACAAAATGACCAGGTACAAATTGGTAAATACATCACCTCTACTGATACACTCCTTAGAGACAATGACAGTACATTTGAGAAACTGTCACATCAGTTGAGGATGCAAACAGACATATTAAAACAAGACCTCGACATGCTCACAGCTGAGACACTCTCTCTTTATCAGAATATGAAAGAGGACAATTCAAAGCtgatacagaaatacaaacaggACCTGGAGTTGTACGACGAACAactcaaacaacaaatacaggAATGTAAGACAGCACTTCAGCAGGGTTCTGACTTAAACATTTACGATACAAGATGTGAAATAGATTCCCAAATACATTTCCCTGTAAAACCTGTCCTGGGTAATGTCAGCTTCACTCCAAACAAAAATCCTCAAGGTCACCTAAAGCTTGCTTTAGGGAAAGTTATCAtctcaggtcaaggtcaaacatcAACTGACCAGTATCGGTCAGTCTCAACATCAGATGGTCAGGGACAGTCCTCTACACAACAACAATCAGGAGATAAAGGGAAGAAAGCAGTGACAGGGTATAAACTACTGTCAGAGACCAAGGTGGTGGAGAAGTGGAATTCTCCATGTTACATTAGATCTATATGTCCCACCACTGATGATCAGGCCTGGACCAGTacctacagtaaaacattaactCTCCTGGACAGGAAGGGTACAGTAATACAGAAGGTCACACACAAGGCGCCGATCAATGACATCAGTCTGTCACCAACAACACACAGACTGTGGGTCTGTGACATAGAAAACAACATCCTGGAGCTGGTATCAGGACAACTAACACACAGATTCAGAACCAAGGAGAATCCCAGGTGTTTATGTGTTACAGCCAGTAACCATGTCATTGTAGGCATGCCCAAACACATCTCTAAATTTACCACACAAGGTCAGATGGTGCTCACTACAAGGCTGTAG